aattaaatataaatggtcagtattaatgtTAAGCGGTAAGTGTTATTTTGACGAATGACCAGTATTACTTTTTGAATGGTATCAACACAATGTTGATAGGATCTTGATAGACAATTCCATCCAACAGATATTGCTATTTGTTCTGACgaatttgatatttaataatataatactgatcattttattaaaaaagagcGTTGTAATAAAGTtctggccatttaatttgttgccttagATATACCtagatataaaatgttattctatatctatgtttGGGTTCGGTGATCACTCGCGGttacaaagcgctcgcccaaaaatctctataacagaacatctggcagccgaaaagtccatcatactaacgagaactcgagtgccaaatattccgtattcgcgattttcatggcaaaaattgtcttttggacgATCGCAATATGACTAATAATCCATTTACCCTATGTTTGttgcggttcggtgattactagtcaaatgtgaacctgtcacaggacaaccggtcgctctagatcggtcacacgtgatcacccgtcacactaaaactggtcatgaaaaaactggtcacgagaagaGTGGTCAcgcccgaaaattggtcacaaaaaactggtcacacccaaaaattaaaaattggtcgaatttggtgatcacgtgtgaccgatctagagcgaccggttgtcctgtgactggttcatatatgactagtagtccgtttaccgtttgtTGCCTTAAAATAAATACTCGTTATGCTGCCTGTTAATAGCAGTGCTATTTTCTGTTTTAACGTCAGTTCTTACCTAGTAGTAAGTGCTTTAAATGTTAGGATAACCACGTGAGAATGTTTTTATCAAAGTCGATACCGTTTTGTATCAGCGTAATTCCGCGATTGTTGAAAAGATCAGGTTTTAAAACGATACCTCCTAATGTGTTTCAATTATCCAAAGGACATTACTTACGCTTTTTATCGACGAGCCCGGTTTTACAACACAAACTGTacaaagaaaatgaaaattcgCACGCTTACAGCATTATGAAAAAACGTGCCGACAGTTATCAACTAGCGAAGAAATTTGAACCGTCTACGTCTGCAATGTCTCATGAACGTTATGAGAGCATACTGAACTATGATTGGGGTCGATCCACCCCTGAAGATTTGATATCATCGTTTGAAGCGCTATCTAATTACGCCTTTCATTACAATATCGGAATAGATTTAGAAATATTCGACGGTTTTGTCGATGCATTGACTGATAATATGAAAGTGATGAGCGATAAACAGCTAGAATCAGTTTGCGGCAATTTTCTCAAATGGCCTGAAACCGCCTCGGTGAAAacaagaaattttgtggaaatatGGGCTGCTCTAGACGATGTTCTGATTAATAGATTAATTGATTGGGACGTTAACACTTCGTTACTGTTTGCTGATTATATGCACAAGTTAAACCTTTCGAGAAGATGTGATTACACGTGGaaggtaactaataaaataataagagttgcaaaaaaattgtcaacGGAACAGTTAGTTCAATCAATGTATTATATTGCAGCGTCCCGAAAGTCTTCCAAGTTCATGTATTCTTTTGAATTAGCTTTTGAGAATCAATTTAATGATTTAACGATAGATGAAATAGGGGTCGTGTCAATCGGTTTTTTTAAGTCTAAAGCCCCATTAAGAAACTTACTTTTCGTCGATACGCTTATAAATAGAGTTGCTGACGAAGCAAGTAATGTCACTGACATATCACTATGtggaatattgaaaattattagatattcagccaaaatacaaaatatagcaGCGATCAATAGATTGCAAGATGCCTTAGGACCGAGAATAAATGATTTATCACTTCTTTGTTGTGTACACGTTGCATTAGTAGGAACACCGGTAAATATATTTCACCCACAATCGTTGACTACGATTGCTCAAAAATTTGTGAAAGAATCAAATAAAGCCAGAATGAAGGATTTAGAGAGGTTGGCTTTTACTTTTGCAGAATTTAACTTTAATCCAGGAACAACACCCCCAGTATTTGATACGATTATTAATGAATTGGATAGAAGTGAAagagaattcgaaataaaaatgcatCCAAGATGCTTAGTTAAATGTTTATCGTTCTTGGCTATGTTACATATTTTCCCATTACATCTAATAGACAAGGTATTGGATgaaaagtttttgaaatctGCATATGAACAATATCCACATTTTAGAAATAGTGGCATTTCACACGAAGAATCGTTTAGAGAAATCCTATTATTGAGTAATTCTGTTCAAAtcgaatgtaaatattacaatggtAATTTGGCATCAGAAAATGCGTGCAGAGATTTAACTAAGAAACTTACTGACTATTTACCTGAACCTGGCAGCAAATACCCAATTAAGTCCAGTTTTGACAAAGTTTGTTCGGAAGTTTTGTTATTATTGAGGAAAATGAGAGGTGGTGAAAATTTCGTCCACGGGGATCACGTTTTACCTCATTTTCAAAAAGGAGGTATGattcagtatatatttttcttctaataaattttataaatatacataattaaatcgtaaattaataaaaacattttttctcaactttttttacttatagatctcataatatgtaataatgcaAACGATCAACCTGTGATGGTTACTGATTATTTTCGTGCACAAAAGGTTGGAAGCGTAAAAATGGCTCCCGACAGCAAAATGAAATGGTTTGCTTTCGTGTTTGTTGGACGATATGTTACAATTTCTAATACCAGACGATATTTAGGACCCACAGTTATGAAAGTACGACAGTTACAAAAAATTGGATACAGACCATTAGTGGTaagtttgatttttataaaaaatttcaatgttcTAGCGTAACATCTGGCAGATTTCACTAACCGGTGAGCCAACATTTAACgtatttgcagtattttagCTTTGCTAATGTTTATCATGTAATCCAGTGTAATTAAGTACAACACAATCCAGCCTCAGATACTTTCTTTTAACATTTTAGAatacaatttcatttaaaaaaaaaggctacATACACTGAATCGTATGGCATGGTATGCCTCGGTAGCTCTAGCTGTGATGGCGTATCCTcatatcattgttaattcgtatgatcttattatttcgacaattttctcgtacatttcttcaaatatgggaatcaacggtatcgatcactgttaaacctatgtgcaaaactatctgtAAGAAAAACACGTGCCctgtaccactctgtgtgtgtGCCCCAGAAAAGTCCCCTTTTCTCATAAAATACtcctaaaatttaattttactattatCAATTACCCAGTTGAAAATTGTCAATGAAAAAACcttatatgtaattgaataaagcttaacatttttttatatttcagataACATGGCAAGCATGGAATAATTTGAAAACCGAGGATGAGAAAACTATAtacctaaacaatttaataaaacaaaatagttCAGAAGATGAATTACATTTATCGTTACAACAATagtcaagttttattttattgatgctTATTATTTCGAATATTTGTTACTCTGTAAATATCTAGTCACCCCTCAAtgctattttataataaaacttctTATAATTTAATATCGATTTTTTGTTTCCTTActactgttacgtacaccgccgagtagttgcaatcggatcaggccgagtagcatcccagagactgtgtgaccgttataattggtttcaaggattatatctagactcttaagtgcatgtaggctaaacaatggccgctATTTGGTCCCTtcgcagaagtgaccgataccgtgggaatacatatccgggtacatgcctaaacaatagggaagtaaccggatgccccgagagacctgccccttataatgCGGTAcataggcgatatcaagacattctggacggagcactagtAGTGCGtgcatctccttaatcaccaataaatgctgtgacacgactttggccttttacttggatcccaaagccacccctacgcaacactacttAAGTCGTTATTTGTTttctcctgtggctcgcacaaatatgttgccaacgtctccaatatctagagcgatatatctgttcaaccgggttgctggtgaaattgaccggTTTAATGTAAGTTGcgctgaactggttgagtgattgtggagcaacgcccgtggttgattttatattaattattataaatatcgtCGAGCACGGATGTTTTAAATACCTTTATTTGTGTTATGATTGTGTGACTGGCCAcaatgacgcgttagagtactctgtaatgtcactgtgactaattaaaataaaataaaacttaaatatcttaatttatttcttacatcaaataaaaatttctaaATAACACTAAAACAATAACAGGTACTAATCGTCTCCAAATAttttcttcatatatttttttgaatattcataaaCTACAAACAATACGGCAGTAGCTGGTATTGTTCTGACCAAAGTAGGCTTTAATCCATTATATAGAGCAAGTGGTCCTGAAAACGAATAAAACACTCaattcaaactatgtatgtacatagtaaaagggattaaaaaaatacatataattatttttaaataaaaaattcacaatTATCAAACGTACcttctttttttataatttgtaaaccgATTTCAGTAAAGCTTTCATTCAAATTGGCAACTTGTATTCTTGATTTGATGACATCGGCAGGAAAGATAACCGTCCACAGAATTATTCCACCGGCTGCGCCCGCTATCATTGTTCTCAATAAGCCGATATCATCCTTGGTTTGTCCCGGTTTTGTCAGTAATGATCGTGTTCCTTTAATAAACATCGGAATATTGTTAAATATCATGGTTTAcaattatcaaaaattatattatcataATTAATTCACCTTCATAACCACCAAAGAAAAAGAAGTAACCGGGCATTTCTCTCATGAGTGTAGAAGTAAGTCCTTTAAACATTCCCCTAACACCCCTCTCACGTATTATTTGCTGCGTTAGCTGTATAGGTCCTATACGTatctgaaataaattaaataaaatgatttttttacattttgaacGGTGAATTTCGACTTatgaattttgtttataaaattggtATAGAAATGTCActcatttttacaagcctcttctatgttttttaaaagctatctatatatgtaacaAAATgataaactacatatttataataaaataacctCGTACAGATTGTCCACTGTTGAGGGAAACTTCTCTCATTGCTTGCAATTGGCATTTCACTAATTCGGTAGGGCAGAGTGTAAACGAGCTGAAAAATGCAGCAAGAAAACCAGCACTTGCATTTTCAACTGCAGATAATTCACTGACTCTCTGGAAATAATTTATTCACccaaaattaacaaaagaaaAGAGAATTTCATCgttcaaaaattgaaaatttgtgaactAACCTGAGTTCCGGTAAAATTCATAACAAATTTTTGACAGACACCATAAGCAGCAAACAGCACAGAG
This genomic interval from Arctopsyche grandis isolate Sample6627 chromosome 8, ASM5162203v2, whole genome shotgun sequence contains the following:
- the LOC143916004 gene encoding mitochondrial ornithine transporter 1 isoform X1, yielding MSHSNTETKQSFKSGLIDFTAGSLGGVALVYVGQPLDTVKVKMQTFPHMYAGMINCIKQTLRSDGFVRGLYAGTTPAIAANVAENSVLFAAYGVCQKFVMNFTGTQRVSELSAVENASAGFLAAFFSSFTLCPTELVKCQLQAMREVSLNSGQSIRIGPIQLTQQIIRERGVRGMFKGLTSTLMREMPGYFFFFGGYEGTRSLLTKPGQTKDDIGLLRTMIAGAAGGIILWTVIFPADVIKSRIQVANLNESFTEIGLQIIKKEGPLALYNGLKPTLVRTIPATAVLFVVYEYSKKYMKKIFGDD
- the LOC143916003 gene encoding FAST kinase domain-containing protein 5, mitochondrial, whose amino-acid sequence is MFLSKSIPFCISVIPRLLKRSGFKTIPPNVFQLSKGHYLRFLSTSPVLQHKLYKENENSHAYSIMKKRADSYQLAKKFEPSTSAMSHERYESILNYDWGRSTPEDLISSFEALSNYAFHYNIGIDLEIFDGFVDALTDNMKVMSDKQLESVCGNFLKWPETASVKTRNFVEIWAALDDVLINRLIDWDVNTSLLFADYMHKLNLSRRCDYTWKVTNKIIRVAKKLSTEQLVQSMYYIAASRKSSKFMYSFELAFENQFNDLTIDEIGVVSIGFFKSKAPLRNLLFVDTLINRVADEASNVTDISLCGILKIIRYSAKIQNIAAINRLQDALGPRINDLSLLCCVHVALVGTPVNIFHPQSLTTIAQKFVKESNKARMKDLERLAFTFAEFNFNPGTTPPVFDTIINELDRSEREFEIKMHPRCLVKCLSFLAMLHIFPLHLIDKVLDEKFLKSAYEQYPHFRNSGISHEESFREILLLSNSVQIECKYYNGNLASENACRDLTKKLTDYLPEPGSKYPIKSSFDKVCSEVLLLLRKMRGGENFVHGDHVLPHFQKGDLIICNNANDQPVMVTDYFRAQKVGSVKMAPDSKMKWFAFVFVGRYVTISNTRRYLGPTVMKVRQLQKIGYRPLVITWQAWNNLKTEDEKTIYLNNLIKQNSSEDELHLSLQQ
- the LOC143916004 gene encoding mitochondrial ornithine transporter 1 isoform X2; the protein is MSHSNTETKQSFKSGLIDFTAGSLGGVALVYVGQPLDTVKVKMQTFPHMYAGMINCIKQTLRSDGFVRGLYAGTTPAIAANVAENSVLFAAYGVCQKFVMNFTGTQRVSELSAVENASAGFLAAFFSSFTLCPTELVKCQLQAMREVSLNSGQSVRGPIQLTQQIIRERGVRGMFKGLTSTLMREMPGYFFFFGGYEGTRSLLTKPGQTKDDIGLLRTMIAGAAGGIILWTVIFPADVIKSRIQVANLNESFTEIGLQIIKKEGPLALYNGLKPTLVRTIPATAVLFVVYEYSKKYMKKIFGDD